From a region of the Paenibacillus sp. R14(2021) genome:
- a CDS encoding AraC family transcriptional regulator, with translation MSVSTFAEIMSCGYSYHTQPFQNTDPEGLNAYLFRLQTEGSCEALVDGRMQRIEAGDLLLFKPGDSYQLNVLAPHRGDAAAGSSGISSGDYYVICRGEWLDEWWNRRERRQKVKVVPDERWLSIWQALILEKRRFEAEDPELADYLLRALCLGLDRAVATQSVLQGKSFIATRMKNFIDEQAAVTFTVADVAAHVGLSVSRTVHLFKECFGLTIIQYTQNVRLSMAIERIKYSNLTLEQIAETCGFGSYSYFYRVFRQKYGVSPAAYRVN, from the coding sequence ATGTCCGTTTCTACCTTTGCCGAAATCATGAGCTGCGGTTATTCCTACCATACGCAGCCCTTCCAAAATACCGATCCTGAAGGCCTGAACGCTTACCTGTTCCGCCTGCAGACCGAAGGCTCCTGCGAAGCGCTCGTCGACGGCCGCATGCAGCGCATCGAAGCCGGCGACCTGCTGCTCTTCAAGCCCGGCGATTCCTATCAGCTCAACGTGCTCGCACCTCATCGGGGGGATGCGGCTGCAGGATCATCAGGCATCTCGAGCGGCGACTATTACGTCATCTGCCGCGGAGAGTGGCTCGACGAATGGTGGAATCGCAGAGAACGCAGACAGAAGGTCAAGGTCGTGCCGGATGAACGCTGGCTGTCGATCTGGCAGGCGCTTATTCTAGAGAAACGCCGCTTCGAGGCGGAAGATCCGGAGCTCGCCGATTACCTGCTGCGGGCACTTTGCTTGGGACTCGACCGCGCGGTTGCGACGCAGTCCGTGCTGCAGGGCAAATCGTTCATAGCAACCCGGATGAAGAACTTTATTGACGAACAAGCCGCTGTCACCTTCACGGTGGCGGACGTCGCGGCGCATGTCGGCCTCAGCGTATCGCGCACCGTCCATCTATTCAAGGAATGCTTCGGCTTGACCATCATTCAGTATACCCAGAACGTCCGCTTATCCATGGCGATCGAACGGATCAAATACAGCAACCTGACGCTCGAGCAAATTGCAGAAACCTGCGGCTTCGGCAGCTATTCGTATTTCTACCGGGTATTCCGCCAGAAGTACGGCGTATCTCCGGCAGCCTATCGCGTCAATTAA
- a CDS encoding Gfo/Idh/MocA family protein, with translation MTIINVAVVGCGAIAQRRHIPEYAVNPNVNFVAFVDPIFERAQELADQYGAKAYASYKEMLREVKPDAVSVCTPNYLHAEVTIAAANAGAHVLVEKPMASTDEEAAAMIAAAKKNGVYLMVGHNQRLMPPHVKAKAILSSGILGRVLTFRTSFGHPGPERWSVDGKGSWFFRKPEAIMGAMGDLGVHKSDLIRYLLNDEVAQVTGFIGTLDKEGTDVDDNATCLLRMKSGAIGTLVASWTYYKGEDNSTVLWCENGVMKIGTDPTDQIIVELRDGSVERHNVGAISTNEKQESSGVIDAFIGSLVTNTPPSISGEEGRKSLAVILAAFESQATGKVISL, from the coding sequence ATGACAATTATTAATGTAGCCGTTGTTGGCTGCGGCGCGATCGCGCAGCGCCGTCATATCCCTGAATACGCCGTAAACCCGAACGTCAATTTCGTGGCTTTCGTCGATCCGATATTCGAACGTGCGCAAGAGCTGGCTGACCAATACGGAGCAAAGGCCTACGCATCGTACAAGGAAATGCTGCGTGAAGTGAAGCCGGATGCGGTAAGTGTATGTACGCCGAATTACCTGCACGCGGAAGTGACGATCGCAGCTGCGAATGCAGGCGCGCATGTGCTTGTAGAGAAGCCGATGGCTTCCACTGACGAAGAAGCTGCAGCGATGATCGCTGCAGCGAAGAAGAACGGCGTGTACCTCATGGTCGGCCATAACCAGCGTCTGATGCCTCCGCATGTGAAGGCGAAAGCCATTCTCAGCTCGGGCATCCTCGGTCGCGTGCTTACGTTCCGTACGTCGTTCGGCCACCCCGGCCCTGAGCGCTGGAGCGTAGACGGCAAGGGCAGCTGGTTCTTCCGCAAGCCGGAAGCGATCATGGGCGCGATGGGCGATCTTGGCGTTCACAAGTCCGACCTGATCCGTTATTTGCTGAACGACGAAGTTGCGCAAGTAACAGGTTTTATTGGAACGCTAGACAAAGAAGGCACGGACGTTGACGACAATGCAACCTGCCTGCTTCGCATGAAGAGCGGCGCGATCGGCACGCTTGTTGCCAGCTGGACGTACTACAAAGGCGAAGACAACAGTACGGTGCTCTGGTGCGAGAACGGCGTAATGAAGATTGGTACAGATCCTACCGATCAAATCATCGTCGAGCTGCGCGACGGCTCTGTTGAGCGCCACAACGTCGGTGCGATCAGCACGAATGAAAAACAAGAAAGCAGCGGCGTCATCGATGCTTTCATCGGAAGCCTCGTGACGAACACGCCGCCTAGCATTTCCGGCGAAGAAGGCCGCAAATCACTTGCCGTTATTCTGGCAGCATTCGAATCGCAAGCTACTGGCAAAGTAATTAGCCTGTAG
- a CDS encoding CAP domain-containing protein, with translation MQTVRTGVAGLLAVGIIAFGGGAALQKAEAASVNTTVTYKVIANDTLYQIAKKYGINLNTLLAANPAIANPNFIWPGMTLHAPVSGNNGGGSPTGGGSVPAGGSSNTGTSVTDKSTFASQVVSLVNKERANAGLSALKPNSLLNKVALDKAKDMYANNYFDHNSPTYGSPFDMMRAYGVTYSYAGENIAKGQRTPQEVMKAWMNSPGHKANILNSHYGKIGVAYYNGEWVQEFTS, from the coding sequence ATGCAAACCGTTCGAACAGGTGTCGCTGGCTTACTCGCAGTTGGTATCATTGCGTTTGGTGGTGGAGCAGCACTGCAGAAGGCCGAAGCAGCCTCCGTGAACACCACCGTTACGTACAAAGTGATTGCGAACGATACGCTGTACCAAATTGCCAAGAAATATGGCATCAACCTGAACACGCTGCTCGCAGCCAATCCGGCGATCGCCAACCCGAATTTCATCTGGCCGGGCATGACGCTGCATGCTCCCGTAAGCGGTAACAATGGCGGCGGCTCGCCTACCGGCGGAGGCAGTGTTCCGGCCGGCGGTTCCTCGAACACGGGGACAAGCGTGACGGACAAGAGTACATTCGCTTCGCAAGTCGTGTCCTTAGTCAACAAGGAACGGGCAAATGCCGGACTGTCTGCGCTGAAGCCCAATTCGCTGCTGAATAAAGTTGCGCTCGACAAGGCCAAAGACATGTATGCCAACAACTATTTCGACCATAATTCGCCGACCTACGGTTCTCCGTTTGATATGATGCGTGCTTATGGCGTCACTTATTCCTATGCGGGCGAGAATATCGCCAAGGGACAGCGCACCCCGCAGGAGGTCATGAAAGCCTGGATGAACAGCCCCGGTCACAAAGCGAACATCCTGAACAGCCATTATGGCAAAATCGGCGTCGCTTATTATAACGGGGAATGGGTGCAGGAATTCACTTCCTAA
- a CDS encoding AraC family transcriptional regulator, which yields MYLSEMMAKQPIVPYIREGDFAVRKPWSMAARRLLDYLLVYVQEGECLFHVDGEPYAFRSGEFCLIQPGSLNELEGRTNTITPFTHLDVFYDSLREERFPTRSGQVDLTSYRHLIQPRLNDLQGIDIPVRLRPKQPIPFRDLFIEMVECWQHRDPLMQLRAQSLATEVVLTILEDHTADLKQAERSAPQPLNWITSFLSFHLSEHLSVQEMAQRANLSPSRFSAKFKEQFGLPPHQYLMQLRIRHARELLSGSNHAMEEIAAYCGFADIHHFSKSFKKETGTTPGAFRKNGTAGAAAQTKSTEPSP from the coding sequence ATGTATTTGTCTGAAATGATGGCAAAGCAGCCGATTGTTCCCTATATTCGAGAGGGAGACTTTGCGGTTCGCAAGCCATGGAGCATGGCAGCGCGGCGGCTTCTGGACTATTTGCTGGTCTATGTGCAGGAGGGGGAGTGCCTGTTTCATGTGGATGGGGAGCCGTATGCATTTCGAAGCGGCGAATTTTGTCTTATTCAACCGGGAAGCCTGAACGAATTGGAAGGCAGAACGAATACGATTACGCCCTTCACACACTTGGATGTGTTCTACGATTCCCTAAGGGAGGAACGCTTCCCGACACGAAGCGGGCAAGTCGACTTAACTTCCTACCGTCACCTTATCCAGCCGCGCTTGAATGATTTGCAGGGCATCGACATACCGGTGAGACTGCGTCCGAAGCAGCCGATTCCATTCAGAGACCTGTTTATCGAAATGGTGGAATGCTGGCAGCACCGCGATCCCTTGATGCAGCTGCGCGCGCAATCGCTGGCGACGGAAGTGGTGCTGACAATTCTAGAGGATCACACGGCGGACCTGAAGCAGGCGGAACGATCCGCCCCCCAGCCGCTGAACTGGATTACCTCGTTCCTGTCCTTCCATCTATCGGAGCATCTGTCCGTGCAAGAAATGGCGCAGCGCGCGAATTTGTCGCCTTCCCGCTTCAGCGCCAAATTCAAAGAACAATTCGGCTTACCCCCTCATCAATACTTGATGCAGCTGCGTATCCGTCATGCACGCGAGCTGTTGAGCGGCTCCAATCACGCGATGGAAGAAATCGCTGCGTATTGCGGGTTTGCAGACATTCATCACTTCTCCAAATCGTTCAAGAAAGAAACCGGAACGACGCCTGGTGCCTTTCGCAAAAACGGAACCGCCGGGGCAGCAGCCCAAACAAAAAGCACGGAACCTTCTCCGTAG
- a CDS encoding HNH endonuclease, whose protein sequence is MTTESKVCTACGKEKPLSAFAKRAGSSSRRGTCRTCIRRRKQQPDDGGLKAAEVNGSEDEAAGERTELGVEQETVEIAAMPPKRRKRKRKRKRGGSKASAGQHSAEEQADGAESIEDAAETAVTSTAAVNEQPSRVRKRKQRRRKRSHANAKQEKAEAGEAPAAVRPPDRKIVPIKGKFTYKTSILNDRGRGVIRLRGHRETGKRWSTDIPTEMAVRMVEEGAAGIIHPGLIHKLYTKTDFRLLVLQRDNYICRYCGQFGDTIDHVMPKSKGGLSSPMNCVCACADCNLKKADSLDFVYDEIT, encoded by the coding sequence ATGACGACGGAGTCGAAAGTATGCACGGCTTGCGGCAAGGAGAAGCCCTTGTCCGCATTCGCGAAACGTGCAGGAAGCAGCAGCCGGCGCGGAACTTGCCGCACGTGCATCCGCAGGCGCAAGCAGCAGCCGGATGACGGCGGATTAAAGGCTGCCGAAGTGAATGGCAGCGAAGATGAGGCTGCGGGCGAGAGAACGGAACTGGGAGTGGAGCAGGAGACAGTTGAAATCGCTGCCATGCCTCCGAAACGGCGCAAACGCAAACGTAAGCGTAAGCGCGGCGGTAGCAAAGCTTCAGCAGGGCAGCATTCCGCTGAAGAACAAGCGGATGGTGCAGAATCGATCGAAGACGCAGCTGAAACCGCCGTGACGAGTACGGCGGCTGTAAATGAGCAGCCATCCCGCGTGCGTAAGCGCAAGCAGCGGCGCCGCAAACGCAGCCATGCGAACGCGAAGCAGGAGAAGGCTGAAGCGGGCGAAGCACCCGCGGCCGTCAGACCACCTGACCGGAAGATCGTCCCAATCAAAGGGAAATTTACGTACAAAACATCCATTCTAAACGACCGGGGCCGCGGGGTAATTCGGCTGCGCGGCCATCGCGAAACCGGCAAGCGCTGGTCGACGGACATTCCCACGGAAATGGCTGTCCGCATGGTCGAAGAAGGAGCCGCGGGCATCATCCACCCCGGGCTTATCCACAAGCTTTATACGAAAACGGATTTCCGGCTGCTCGTGCTGCAGCGAGACAATTATATTTGCCGGTATTGCGGCCAGTTCGGCGATACGATCGACCATGTTATGCCGAAATCAAAGGGCGGATTATCCTCGCCGATGAACTGCGTCTGCGCCTGCGCGGACTGCAATTTGAAGAAGGCAGACAGCCTGGATTTTGTATACGATGAAATCACCTAA
- a CDS encoding sugar phosphate isomerase/epimerase, with product MKIGLQLYTLRDETAKDFKGVLRQVAAMGYEGVEFAGYGDVPAEEMRDLLQELRLEAFGSHVSLVNLETKLEEEIAYLKTIGATYVVCPWIPADQVAEGESFWRGLIDKFNGIGERLRQEGLQFAYHNHDFEFASKIDGEFVFDAMYTKVPADLLKVEMDMGWVQYSGQDPLAYIAKYAGRLPLLHLKDFRKGKPGEQIDTVELGRGDLPLNDIIAAGNQANVEWLIVEQDRCENPPLEAVQTSIEWLKANGHKA from the coding sequence ATGAAAATCGGTTTGCAATTGTATACCCTTCGCGATGAAACAGCTAAAGATTTCAAAGGCGTACTTCGCCAAGTTGCAGCTATGGGCTACGAGGGCGTTGAATTCGCAGGCTACGGCGATGTGCCGGCTGAAGAGATGCGCGATTTGCTTCAAGAGCTTCGCTTAGAAGCATTCGGCAGCCATGTCAGCTTGGTCAACCTGGAGACGAAGCTGGAAGAAGAAATTGCCTATCTCAAAACAATCGGAGCCACGTATGTCGTCTGTCCATGGATTCCTGCGGATCAAGTGGCAGAGGGCGAATCGTTCTGGCGCGGCCTGATCGATAAATTTAACGGCATCGGCGAGCGTCTTCGCCAAGAAGGCCTGCAGTTCGCGTACCACAACCATGATTTTGAATTCGCTTCCAAAATCGACGGCGAATTCGTATTCGACGCCATGTATACGAAAGTACCGGCTGACCTGCTTAAAGTTGAAATGGACATGGGCTGGGTCCAGTATTCCGGTCAAGATCCGCTTGCTTATATCGCGAAATATGCCGGCCGTCTGCCGCTGCTTCACTTGAAAGACTTCCGCAAAGGCAAGCCGGGCGAGCAAATCGATACCGTCGAGCTGGGCCGCGGCGATCTGCCGCTGAACGACATTATTGCAGCAGGCAACCAAGCGAACGTGGAATGGCTCATTGTCGAGCAGGATCGCTGCGAGAATCCGCCGCTCGAAGCCGTGCAAACGAGCATCGAATGGCTTAAAGCGAACGGACACAAGGCTTAA
- a CDS encoding TetR/AcrR family transcriptional regulator, translating into MTSRRKQLTEDMKAAIRQAAAELFAERGYPSVTMREIAKQAGCSHTAIYLYFKNKEELLQQIAIPSLLELENGFLAEMENPALSPMDKLLAVCRRYVVFCLSNGSLHTVLFMSGSVRVDDPAPALEINVIRNRLFAHMKAALEQAMPGAATKDAETAINEARVLFYYIQGYVSTYTSHEEPTALLLERILPIFDFGIVTLLRGIKSH; encoded by the coding sequence ATGACATCGCGCAGAAAACAATTAACGGAAGATATGAAGGCCGCTATACGGCAGGCGGCAGCGGAGCTTTTTGCGGAAAGAGGCTATCCTTCTGTTACGATGCGGGAAATTGCCAAGCAGGCCGGCTGCTCCCACACGGCTATCTATTTGTATTTCAAGAATAAAGAGGAGCTGCTTCAGCAAATCGCGATTCCGTCGCTGCTCGAGCTTGAGAACGGCTTCTTGGCGGAGATGGAGAATCCGGCACTCTCGCCTATGGACAAGCTGCTGGCTGTCTGCAGACGTTATGTCGTCTTCTGTCTCAGCAACGGAAGCCTGCATACGGTCTTATTCATGTCCGGGTCCGTGCGCGTGGACGATCCTGCGCCTGCGCTTGAAATCAATGTCATCCGCAACCGATTGTTTGCGCATATGAAGGCAGCGCTGGAGCAGGCTATGCCGGGGGCTGCGACTAAGGATGCGGAAACGGCGATTAATGAAGCGCGGGTCTTGTTCTATTACATTCAGGGGTATGTCAGCACCTACACCAGCCATGAAGAACCAACGGCTTTATTATTGGAACGAATTTTGCCGATTTTTGATTTCGGCATCGTCACGCTGCTGCGCGGTATAAAATCACATTAA
- a CDS encoding phytanoyl-CoA dioxygenase family protein, whose protein sequence is MTTIADYAKLPELQSDYALTEDETAAYRRNGHILLKGLVTPEEMNAYEPVIAGVVREHDYNTKPVEERDTYGKAFIQIGNLWQLNEGARRFVLARRFAKVAAELMGVDGVRIYHDQALFKEPGGGYTPWHQDQVYWPLDTPNTITMWMPLVPVSEAVGSMTFVDGSQQLGYMSRQAISDESHRTLGSYIEGKGLPTTNYGAMAAGDATFHAGWTLHSAPGNPTTAMREVMTIIYIANGVRIIEPDSRARENDLKGWFPGLAPGDLAASALNPLVYKA, encoded by the coding sequence ATGACAACCATAGCCGATTATGCCAAGCTGCCCGAGCTTCAATCCGATTATGCCCTTACCGAAGATGAGACCGCTGCCTACCGGAGAAATGGTCATATCTTACTGAAAGGGCTAGTTACTCCTGAAGAAATGAACGCGTATGAACCGGTCATTGCCGGCGTTGTCCGCGAGCATGACTACAACACGAAACCGGTCGAAGAACGGGATACGTACGGCAAAGCATTTATCCAAATCGGGAATCTGTGGCAGCTTAACGAAGGCGCTAGGCGCTTCGTCTTGGCTAGACGGTTCGCCAAGGTCGCCGCGGAGCTGATGGGCGTGGACGGCGTGCGCATTTACCATGACCAGGCGCTCTTCAAGGAACCGGGCGGCGGTTATACGCCTTGGCATCAGGATCAGGTGTATTGGCCGCTGGATACGCCGAATACCATCACGATGTGGATGCCGCTGGTCCCTGTCAGCGAAGCCGTCGGCTCTATGACCTTTGTTGACGGCTCTCAGCAGCTTGGCTATATGAGCCGCCAAGCGATTTCGGATGAATCGCATCGAACGCTGGGCTCCTATATTGAAGGCAAAGGTCTGCCGACGACGAACTACGGCGCCATGGCCGCCGGTGATGCAACGTTCCATGCCGGCTGGACGCTTCATTCCGCTCCGGGCAATCCGACAACCGCCATGCGCGAGGTCATGACGATTATTTATATTGCGAACGGCGTCCGCATCATCGAGCCCGACAGCCGTGCTAGAGAAAACGACTTGAAGGGCTGGTTTCCCGGGCTTGCCCCCGGCGATCTTGCCGCATCTGCGCTTAATCCGCTCGTGTACAAAGCCTGA
- a CDS encoding AraC family transcriptional regulator → MEQIKGLKDIVLNAHSTHLTHYMFTLSEYDLPLYMDSIGYNPDQESIDRTKGYPNFHWLQTLEGEGEFQLNGRLYSLPPGSGSLLFPGVPHSYSAKGGKRWSTLYVTFGGSLAASLLGSLGIRHTEWLHWNEDAPITSQLLSMIEQVKQDDDRTGLNASALLYRFLTMVKIYGQKGGRSSVYQHLEKLDPLLHWLDVNYGDPEIGLTDMAAQLDISPRYLNSLFRQAFGITAYAYLIRLRIIKSKEMMSFGDNKRSIKEIAQLSGYRDPSHYISAFGKAEGMTPEQFRKLHGLTP, encoded by the coding sequence ATGGAACAGATAAAGGGTCTGAAGGATATCGTGCTGAACGCGCATTCCACGCATTTGACCCATTACATGTTTACGCTAAGCGAGTACGATCTGCCGCTTTACATGGACAGTATCGGTTATAACCCGGACCAAGAGTCCATCGACCGCACCAAGGGCTATCCTAACTTTCATTGGCTGCAGACGCTGGAAGGCGAAGGCGAATTTCAGCTGAACGGCCGTCTATACTCGCTTCCGCCCGGCAGCGGCTCCCTTCTATTTCCAGGTGTACCTCATTCCTATTCAGCTAAGGGCGGGAAGAGATGGTCCACGCTGTATGTAACCTTCGGGGGCTCTCTGGCAGCTTCATTGCTTGGTTCACTAGGCATTCGCCATACGGAATGGCTTCATTGGAACGAGGATGCGCCGATTACGTCGCAGCTGCTCAGCATGATCGAACAAGTCAAGCAGGATGACGACCGCACGGGTCTCAATGCATCGGCATTGCTGTACCGGTTTCTGACGATGGTAAAGATTTACGGGCAGAAGGGCGGCCGTTCTTCCGTCTATCAGCATCTGGAGAAGCTTGATCCGCTTCTTCACTGGCTGGATGTGAATTACGGCGATCCGGAGATCGGGCTGACTGATATGGCGGCGCAGCTGGACATCAGTCCCCGCTATTTGAATTCGCTGTTCCGACAAGCGTTCGGCATTACGGCGTATGCCTACCTGATTCGGCTGCGCATCATTAAGTCCAAAGAGATGATGAGCTTTGGCGACAACAAACGTTCGATTAAAGAAATAGCCCAGCTGTCGGGTTATCGGGACCCCAGCCATTACATATCGGCCTTCGGCAAGGCTGAGGGCATGACGCCGGAGCAGTTTCGGAAGCTGCACGGACTTACACCTTGA
- a CDS encoding beta-galactosidase has protein sequence MGLDTRRLPKMLYGGDYNPEQWDASIWPEDMRLIELAGMNIATVNVFSWAMLQPNEDTYNFETLDRIMDMLQQNGIYACLATSTGAHPAWMARKYPEVTRVDFQGKKRKFGGRHNSCPNSPVYRTHSTRLASKLAERYKDHPALLLWHVSNEYSDHCYCDNCEAAFRVWLQQKYGTLDKLNEKWNTRFWGHTFYDWDEIVLPNALSEQWSEDRTCFQGISLDYNRFNSDGILDCYKLEYEALKAHTPDIPVTTNLMGTYKTLDYFKWAKHMDIISWDNYPGMDTPPSFTSMSHDLMRGLKGGAPFLLMEQTPSQQNWQAYNTLKRPGIMRLWSYQAIAHGSDSVMFFQLRRSAGACEKYHGALIEHVGHEHTRVFRECAQLGEELNRLDTKLLGSRLPSRIAIMYDWENRWAVELSSGPTVDLKYVNEIQHYYTALYEQGYQVDIISYEDDLTPYDIVLSPVMYMVKPGMTARIEQYVQDGGTFLTTFFSGIVDEHDLVTLGGYPGELRKLLGIWAEEIDALFPDQRNSIQMKETLGTLQGTYSCSLLCDLIHSEGADVLAEYGEDFYKGMPALTRNRFGKGEAWYVATKPDQAFLQGLMKSLCDAKGIQPLPGKASGVEVTRREIDGRRYLFVLNHNAQETTIDLGELTGTDLISGQTKAGQVNLPSYDVLIIEHFA, from the coding sequence ATGGGGTTGGATACAAGAAGACTGCCCAAAATGTTATATGGAGGAGACTACAATCCTGAGCAGTGGGATGCGTCCATATGGCCGGAGGATATGCGCCTGATCGAGCTGGCCGGCATGAATATCGCAACCGTGAATGTTTTCTCTTGGGCGATGCTTCAGCCCAATGAAGATACCTATAATTTCGAAACGCTTGATCGGATTATGGACATGCTCCAGCAGAACGGCATATATGCCTGCTTGGCTACAAGCACCGGCGCGCATCCGGCATGGATGGCGCGCAAATATCCGGAAGTGACTCGCGTGGATTTCCAAGGCAAGAAGCGCAAATTCGGCGGCCGTCACAATTCCTGCCCGAACAGTCCCGTGTACCGGACCCATTCTACACGGCTCGCATCGAAATTGGCCGAGCGCTACAAGGATCATCCCGCCCTCCTGCTCTGGCACGTCAGTAACGAATACAGCGACCATTGCTATTGCGACAACTGCGAAGCGGCGTTTCGCGTCTGGCTGCAGCAGAAATACGGTACGCTGGACAAGCTGAACGAGAAGTGGAATACGCGCTTCTGGGGCCACACCTTCTACGACTGGGACGAGATCGTTCTGCCGAACGCGCTCTCCGAACAATGGTCCGAGGACAGAACTTGTTTCCAAGGCATCTCGCTGGATTACAACCGCTTCAATTCGGATGGCATCCTGGACTGCTACAAGCTGGAGTATGAAGCACTCAAGGCGCATACGCCGGACATTCCGGTTACGACAAATCTGATGGGTACCTACAAGACGCTCGATTATTTCAAATGGGCCAAGCACATGGACATCATCTCTTGGGACAACTACCCGGGCATGGATACCCCTCCAAGCTTTACGTCGATGTCGCATGATCTCATGCGCGGCTTGAAGGGCGGCGCCCCTTTCCTGCTTATGGAGCAGACGCCAAGCCAGCAGAACTGGCAGGCCTACAATACCTTGAAGCGTCCTGGCATCATGCGGCTGTGGAGCTACCAAGCGATTGCGCATGGTTCCGACAGCGTCATGTTCTTCCAGCTGCGCCGCTCCGCCGGCGCCTGCGAGAAATATCACGGCGCGCTCATCGAGCATGTCGGCCACGAGCATACGCGCGTCTTCCGCGAATGTGCGCAGCTGGGCGAAGAGCTGAATCGCCTGGATACCAAGCTGCTCGGCTCCAGATTGCCGAGCCGGATCGCCATCATGTACGATTGGGAGAATCGCTGGGCAGTCGAGCTCTCGAGCGGCCCGACCGTCGATTTGAAATACGTGAATGAAATCCAGCATTACTACACCGCGCTGTACGAGCAGGGCTACCAGGTCGACATCATCTCCTATGAAGACGATCTGACCCCGTACGACATCGTGCTCTCGCCGGTCATGTACATGGTTAAACCAGGCATGACGGCGCGGATCGAGCAATATGTACAGGACGGCGGCACATTCTTGACGACATTCTTCAGCGGTATCGTCGACGAGCATGACCTTGTGACGCTTGGCGGATATCCAGGTGAATTGCGCAAGCTGCTCGGCATTTGGGCCGAAGAAATCGACGCCTTGTTCCCGGATCAGCGCAATTCGATCCAAATGAAGGAAACGCTGGGCACACTCCAAGGCACATACAGCTGCTCCCTGCTCTGCGACCTCATCCACTCCGAAGGTGCGGACGTGCTTGCGGAATACGGCGAGGATTTCTACAAAGGCATGCCTGCCCTTACCCGCAACCGCTTCGGCAAAGGCGAAGCATGGTACGTCGCTACCAAGCCGGATCAAGCCTTCCTGCAAGGGCTGATGAAATCGCTCTGCGACGCGAAGGGCATTCAGCCGCTGCCGGGCAAAGCGAGCGGCGTAGAAGTCACCCGCCGCGAAATCGATGGACGCCGTTATTTGTTCGTCTTGAACCATAACGCGCAGGAGACGACAATCGACCTTGGCGAGCTCACCGGCACGGACTTGATCAGCGGTCAAACCAAGGCTGGACAGGTGAACCTCCCCTCTTATGATGTCCTTATTATTGAGCACTTTGCTTAA
- a CDS encoding CAP domain-containing protein, producing the protein MKRFFGTLLGLVLAFGVGALIYNSVRVTPNDQYHSASKDNLGRRIKMENVDRTQGQGYTRLDDGTMRERRFNTLNTSNNGNSLNDWLNQIGAGNNGVYFGGIGYNGNYGGNAGNYGGGNAGNYGGSPSGGYNGNTGNTPYNGGNTGANNGSTGNAGNGAQNESGTPVDSTVASQILQQVNAERAKAGVQPLTLSTQLNKVAQVKSNDMRDKNYFDHNSPTYGSPFDMMKSFGISYSYAGENIAAGQQSVQAVMTAWMNSPGHRQNILSSNYTQLGVGYAKGGNMSPYWTQEFTRP; encoded by the coding sequence ATGAAAAGATTTTTCGGAACGCTGCTCGGCCTTGTATTGGCTTTTGGCGTTGGTGCACTCATCTACAATTCCGTGCGGGTTACGCCGAACGACCAGTACCATTCCGCCAGCAAGGACAACCTTGGACGACGGATCAAGATGGAAAACGTGGATCGCACGCAGGGACAGGGCTATACCCGGCTGGATGACGGAACGATGCGCGAGAGACGGTTTAACACGCTCAACACCAGCAACAATGGAAATTCGTTGAATGATTGGTTGAATCAAATCGGAGCAGGCAACAACGGCGTTTACTTCGGCGGCATCGGCTACAACGGCAACTATGGCGGCAATGCCGGTAATTATGGGGGAGGCAATGCCGGTAATTATGGCGGCAGTCCCTCCGGCGGCTACAACGGCAATACAGGGAACACTCCCTACAACGGAGGCAATACTGGCGCTAACAATGGCAGCACCGGAAACGCCGGCAACGGCGCACAGAACGAGTCGGGTACTCCCGTCGATTCTACGGTAGCCAGCCAAATTTTGCAGCAGGTGAATGCTGAGCGCGCCAAAGCAGGCGTCCAGCCGCTTACGCTCAGCACACAATTAAACAAAGTGGCGCAGGTGAAATCCAACGACATGCGCGACAAAAACTATTTTGATCATAATTCGCCAACCTATGGCAGTCCGTTCGATATGATGAAATCGTTCGGCATTAGCTATTCCTATGCCGGTGAAAACATCGCAGCGGGCCAACAATCCGTGCAGGCCGTCATGACGGCTTGGATGAACAGCCCCGGACACCGCCAAAACATCCTCAGCTCGAATTATACCCAGCTTGGGGTCGGCTATGCCAAAGGCGGAAATATGAGCCCGTATTGGACGCAAGAATTTACGCGCCCGTAA